ACCGGGGGTTGGCTGCGCCGGCCGCGGCGTGATCACCGCCATCAACTTCCTGGAAGAGAACGGCGCCTATGACGACGTGGACTACGTGTCCTACGACGTGCTGGGTGACGTGGTGTGCGGCGGCTTCGCCATGCCCATCCGCGAAAACAAGGCCCAGGAAATCTACATCGTCATGTCCGGCGAAATGATGGCGCTCTACGCCGCCAACAACATCGCCAAGGGCATTCTGAAGTACGCCCACTCCGGCGGCGTGCGCCTGGGCGGGCTGATCTGCAACGAGCGTCAGACCGACAAGGAAATCGACCTGGCCGACGCGCTGGCCAAGCGTCTGGGTTCCAAGCTGATCCACTTCGTGCCGCGCAACAACATCGTGCAGCACGCCGAACTGCGCCGCATGACCGTGATCGAATACGCTCCCGAGAGCGATCAGGCCCAGGAATACCGTGCGCTGGCCAACAAGGTGCACAACAACTCCGGCCAGGGCGTCATCCCGACCCCGATCACCATGGAAGAGCTGGAAGAGATGCTGATGGACTTCGGCATCATGAAGACCGAAGAGCAGCAGCTCGCCGAGCTGCAGGCCAAGGAAGCGGCCGCCTCGGCCTGATCCTGACGGCTGCCCGTTCCCGGCCGCACCGCCGGGAACGGACGGCAAATCATCGAAAATCGAAGTCGAAGCCGCGCGCGCCGTCGCGCCACGGGTGAGTTCTATCAGGAGGCCGGCACCATGAGCTTGGCAGTGAACAACGACCTGGACGTCAAGGGTCTTGTCGATAAGGTTCTCGAAGCCTACCCCGAGAAGTCGCGCAAGCGCCGCGCGAAGCACATCAACGTTCTTGAAGCCGAAGCCAAGGATTGCGGCGTCAAGTCGAACATCAAGTCGATCCCCGGCGTGATGACGATCCGTGGCTGCGCCTACGCCGGTTCCAAGGGCGTGGTGTGGGGTCCGATCAAGGACATGATCCACATCTCCCACGGGCCCGTCGGCTGCGGTTACTATTCCTGGTCCGGCCGCCGCAACTACTACATCG
This DNA window, taken from Azospirillum fermentarium, encodes the following:
- the nifH gene encoding P-loop NTPase family protein (nitrogenase iron protein; nitrogenase component 2; with component 1, an molybdenum-iron protein, catalyzes the fixation of nitrogen to ammonia; nitrogen reductase provides electrons to the nitrogenase complex; in R. etli there are three essentially identical copies of nifH which are actively expressed during symbiosis); this translates as PGVGCAGRGVITAINFLEENGAYDDVDYVSYDVLGDVVCGGFAMPIRENKAQEIYIVMSGEMMALYAANNIAKGILKYAHSGGVRLGGLICNERQTDKEIDLADALAKRLGSKLIHFVPRNNIVQHAELRRMTVIEYAPESDQAQEYRALANKVHNNSGQGVIPTPITMEELEEMLMDFGIMKTEEQQLAELQAKEAAASA